One stretch of Amycolatopsis tolypomycina DNA includes these proteins:
- a CDS encoding DUF3097 domain-containing protein, whose product MRSHSYDDVLAGPRRKKVPEVPAEPGLVVEDPASGYCGAVVKIEYGNVVLEDAKGRHRVFPLAPAGFLLEGKPVTLVPYRAPAKAPARQVSASGSVRVEGLKARVARDSRIWVEGKHDAELVERVWGHDLRVEGVVVEPLDGVDVLADRIAEFGTGPGRRLGVLVDHLVPGSKESRLVDAVRDENVLVTGHPYIDVWEAVRPEAVGIRAWPKIPRGTEWKQGICDALGWGQPFEGWQRVLSGVSSFRDLETPLIGAVERLIDFVTEPAEEG is encoded by the coding sequence GTGCGCTCCCACTCCTATGACGACGTGCTCGCCGGCCCGCGCCGCAAGAAGGTGCCGGAGGTCCCCGCCGAACCCGGCCTGGTCGTCGAGGACCCGGCCAGCGGCTACTGCGGCGCCGTGGTGAAGATCGAGTACGGCAACGTCGTCCTCGAAGACGCCAAGGGCCGTCACCGCGTCTTCCCGCTCGCGCCCGCCGGGTTCCTCCTGGAAGGCAAACCCGTCACGCTCGTGCCGTACCGGGCGCCGGCCAAGGCGCCGGCCCGGCAGGTCTCGGCGTCCGGCTCCGTGCGCGTCGAAGGCCTCAAGGCCCGCGTCGCCCGCGACTCGCGCATCTGGGTCGAAGGCAAGCACGACGCCGAGCTCGTCGAACGCGTCTGGGGTCACGACCTGCGCGTAGAAGGCGTCGTCGTCGAACCCCTCGACGGTGTCGACGTCCTCGCCGACCGGATCGCCGAGTTCGGCACCGGCCCCGGCCGCCGCCTCGGCGTCCTGGTCGACCACCTCGTGCCCGGCAGCAAGGAATCCCGGCTCGTCGACGCCGTCCGCGACGAGAACGTGCTGGTCACCGGCCACCCGTACATCGACGTCTGGGAGGCCGTGCGACCCGAGGCGGTCGGCATCCGGGCGTGGCCGAAGATCCCGCGCGGGACCGAGTGGAAGCAGGGGATCTGCGACGCGCTCGGCTGGGGGCAACCATTCGAAGGCTGGCAGCGTGTCCTGAGCGGAGTGAGCAGTTTTCGCGACCTCGAGACCCCGCTCATCGGGGCCGTGGAACGGCTCATCGACTTCGTCACCGAGCCGGCGGAAGAGGGCTGA
- a CDS encoding aminoglycoside phosphotransferase family protein yields the protein MAAVLVDEAARARLVDRFGAELAEPWCDTLPELVARLSAKWGLEVREARPGNTGRTLLCTGPGGDVRVLKLTPDPEVARLEFTGLSAWAGCSRVVQILDADLDANAILLEGLVPGTELSGRDVPWAEIGELLDQLHAAEPRGELRRLAEGIEFIFALSERRRGESAAAEHMSAEVLAKGRERALELATSGPVTLIHGDLHPANVLDAGPGRGAVAIDPRPGLGDPALDAIDFVYVPMAAGGTLDDGIAALAPHVTDFDTDRVRAWCVAMAPLIALPSLRRGERTPFTDAVLELAR from the coding sequence GTGGCCGCTGTTCTAGTCGACGAGGCCGCCCGCGCGCGGCTGGTCGACCGCTTCGGCGCGGAACTGGCCGAACCCTGGTGCGACACCCTCCCGGAACTGGTGGCCCGGCTGAGCGCGAAGTGGGGCCTCGAAGTTCGCGAAGCGAGGCCTGGCAACACCGGCCGCACGTTGCTGTGCACCGGCCCCGGCGGCGACGTGCGCGTCCTCAAGCTGACTCCGGATCCCGAGGTCGCCCGGCTGGAGTTCACCGGGCTGAGCGCGTGGGCCGGGTGCTCCCGTGTCGTTCAGATCCTCGACGCTGACCTCGACGCCAACGCCATCCTGCTGGAAGGCCTGGTCCCGGGCACCGAGCTGTCCGGTCGCGACGTCCCGTGGGCCGAGATCGGCGAGCTGCTCGACCAGCTGCACGCCGCCGAGCCACGTGGGGAGCTCCGGCGGCTGGCCGAGGGCATCGAGTTCATCTTCGCCCTCTCCGAACGCCGTCGTGGCGAGTCCGCGGCCGCCGAGCACATGAGCGCCGAGGTCCTGGCCAAGGGGCGTGAGCGTGCTCTCGAACTCGCCACCAGCGGACCGGTCACGCTCATCCACGGCGACCTGCACCCGGCCAACGTCCTCGACGCCGGCCCCGGCCGCGGCGCGGTCGCCATCGACCCGCGGCCCGGGCTCGGCGACCCGGCCCTCGACGCCATCGACTTCGTCTACGTCCCGATGGCGGCCGGCGGCACCCTCGACGACGGCATCGCCGCCCTCGCCCCGCACGTCACGGACTTCGACACCGACCGCGTCCGCGCCTGGTGCGTCGCGATGGCCCCGCTGATCGCGCTCCCGTCGTTGCGTCGCGGTGAGCGGACGCCGTTCACCGACGCGGTCCTGGAACTGGCGCGCTGA
- a CDS encoding SCO1664 family protein: MTPAPADPASRELVTHGRIDVEGRLVDASNVTLFCAIELDGVTGRVVYKPVSGEKPLWDFPDGTLAGREVATAIIADAAGIGAIPPTVLRDGPFGPGMVQLWIETTEDDLVEVLSPADVPDGWRPVLNAQDRFGEPAVLAHADHPGLRDLAVLDIVANNTDRKGGHLLPGVDGRVYGVDHGICLHTDPKLRTVLWGWIGEPLPPDTVEKLRKLRSEIDGGLGKTLAEHITRFEIRALADRTDVLLAEGIFPEPGDDWRAIPWPLF; this comes from the coding sequence ATGACGCCCGCCCCGGCCGACCCCGCCTCCCGCGAACTCGTCACCCACGGCCGCATCGACGTCGAAGGCCGGCTGGTCGACGCCTCCAACGTCACCCTCTTCTGCGCCATCGAGCTCGACGGCGTCACCGGCCGGGTCGTGTACAAGCCGGTGTCGGGGGAGAAGCCGCTGTGGGACTTCCCCGACGGCACCCTGGCCGGGCGCGAGGTCGCCACCGCGATCATCGCCGACGCCGCCGGCATCGGCGCGATCCCGCCCACGGTCCTGCGCGACGGCCCGTTCGGCCCCGGCATGGTCCAGCTGTGGATCGAAACCACCGAAGACGACCTCGTGGAGGTCCTGTCGCCCGCCGACGTCCCCGACGGCTGGCGCCCGGTCCTCAACGCCCAGGACCGGTTCGGCGAGCCGGCGGTGCTGGCCCACGCCGACCACCCCGGCCTGCGCGACCTCGCCGTGCTCGACATCGTCGCCAACAACACCGACCGCAAGGGCGGCCACCTCCTGCCCGGCGTCGACGGCCGCGTCTACGGCGTCGACCACGGCATCTGCCTGCACACCGACCCGAAGCTGCGGACCGTCCTGTGGGGCTGGATCGGCGAGCCGCTGCCACCGGACACGGTTGAGAAGCTGCGCAAGCTGCGCTCGGAGATCGACGGCGGCCTCGGCAAGACCCTCGCCGAGCACATCACCCGGTTCGAGATCCGGGCACTGGCCGACCGCACCGACGTCCTGCTCGCCGAAGGCATCTTCCCCGAGCCGGGCGACGACTGGCGGGCCATCCCGTGGCCGCTGTTCTAG
- a CDS encoding DUF3090 domain-containing protein: MSRVIHVFRQPDRFVAGTVGEPGDRTFYLQASEDVRTISVTIEKQQVVVLAERLSSLLEEVASRFGADVPDDAPEDLVDLDPLTVPVEEEFRVGTMGLGWDADSSAVVIELLAITEGEVDETVVLDDTEEGPDAVRVFLSPAAARAFAERADRVVNAGRKPCPLCAEPLDPAGHICPRQNGYRRETDAGED; the protein is encoded by the coding sequence ATGTCTCGCGTAATCCACGTCTTCCGCCAGCCGGATCGGTTCGTCGCCGGCACCGTCGGCGAGCCCGGCGATCGCACGTTCTACCTCCAGGCGTCGGAGGACGTGCGCACCATCAGCGTCACCATCGAAAAGCAGCAGGTCGTCGTCCTCGCGGAACGGCTGAGCTCGCTGCTGGAGGAAGTCGCCAGCCGGTTCGGCGCCGACGTGCCCGACGACGCCCCCGAGGACCTCGTCGACCTCGACCCCCTCACCGTCCCGGTGGAGGAGGAGTTCCGCGTCGGCACCATGGGCCTCGGCTGGGACGCCGACAGCAGCGCGGTCGTCATCGAGCTGCTCGCCATCACCGAGGGCGAGGTCGACGAAACGGTCGTGCTCGACGACACCGAGGAGGGCCCGGACGCCGTCCGCGTCTTCCTCAGCCCGGCCGCCGCCCGCGCCTTCGCCGAGCGCGCCGACCGCGTCGTCAACGCCGGCCGCAAGCCGTGCCCGCTGTGCGCCGAGCCGCTCGACCCGGCCGGGCACATCTGCCCCCGGCAGAACGGCTACCGGCGCGAGACGGACGCGGGCGAAGACTGA
- a CDS encoding alpha/beta hydrolase family protein: MSRISPYGTWSSPITAADVAAAGGGPQWLDVVGGEVWWAEARPGEQGRVALVRAVPGGTEDVLAAPWNVRNRLHEYGGRPWAVAGGIVVFTHWADQRVYAQSETGVVPLTPAPAEPQSVRYGDLRAGRPGEVWAVRERGTGPRPADVERELVAIAVDGGGERVLAASHRFLTVPKLSPDGRHAAWFGWDHPLMPWDGTELCVAPVGEDGAFGPHRVPAGGADVSVCQVEWETPETLLALMDPDGWWNLHRVGLDGSVKNLAPVEQELGGPLWKTGSRWFAPLGGGRHAVLSAGRLAVLDEADGSVTPLAGELTAWSSTGLAVSGEDIVGVAGGPAREAAVVRVSPGGAVTDLTPQPELPSAYLPVPQERVFTTADGETVPVVLYPPRNPDFAAPDGERPPLLVDVHGGPTGQHFAELNLEIAYFTSRGIGVAAVNYGGSTGFGRAYRERLREQWGVVDVADCVAVAEALVAAGLADGDRLAIKGGSAGGFTAAASLTTTKTYRAGTVMYPVLDLAGWVADTHDFESRYLDGLVGPLPSAKQRYVERSPLTNVGELAVPVLFQQGLEDRICPPEQADRLVARLAGRGIPYAYQRFDGEQHGFRQAATIVAALEAELSFYGQVFGFETPGVARLELSR; the protein is encoded by the coding sequence GTGTCTCGGATCTCCCCGTACGGAACCTGGTCCTCACCCATCACCGCCGCCGACGTGGCCGCCGCCGGCGGCGGCCCGCAGTGGCTCGACGTCGTCGGCGGAGAGGTGTGGTGGGCCGAGGCCAGACCCGGTGAACAGGGCCGGGTCGCGCTGGTCCGGGCGGTGCCGGGCGGGACCGAGGACGTCCTGGCCGCCCCGTGGAACGTCCGCAACCGGCTGCACGAGTACGGCGGCCGGCCGTGGGCGGTGGCCGGCGGGATCGTGGTGTTCACGCACTGGGCCGATCAGCGCGTGTACGCGCAGAGCGAAACCGGCGTGGTGCCGCTCACGCCGGCTCCGGCGGAACCCCAGAGCGTCCGCTACGGCGACCTGCGGGCCGGGCGGCCGGGTGAGGTGTGGGCGGTCCGGGAGCGCGGCACCGGGCCGCGGCCGGCCGACGTCGAGCGCGAACTGGTCGCGATCGCGGTGGACGGCGGCGGCGAGCGGGTCCTGGCCGCGAGCCACCGGTTCCTGACGGTGCCGAAGCTGTCGCCGGACGGGCGGCACGCGGCCTGGTTCGGCTGGGACCACCCGCTGATGCCGTGGGACGGCACCGAGCTGTGCGTGGCTCCCGTCGGCGAGGACGGCGCGTTCGGGCCGCACCGGGTGCCGGCCGGCGGCGCGGACGTCTCGGTGTGCCAGGTCGAGTGGGAGACGCCGGAGACGCTGCTGGCGCTCATGGACCCGGACGGCTGGTGGAACCTGCACCGCGTCGGCCTGGACGGGTCGGTGAAGAACCTGGCACCGGTCGAGCAGGAGCTGGGCGGGCCGCTGTGGAAGACGGGGTCGCGGTGGTTCGCGCCGCTGGGCGGCGGCCGGCACGCGGTGCTGTCCGCGGGCCGGCTGGCGGTGCTCGACGAGGCCGACGGCTCGGTGACGCCGCTGGCCGGCGAGCTGACGGCCTGGTCTTCGACAGGACTCGCGGTGTCGGGCGAAGACATCGTGGGCGTGGCCGGTGGCCCGGCGCGGGAGGCCGCGGTCGTGCGGGTCTCCCCGGGCGGCGCGGTGACGGACCTGACGCCGCAGCCGGAGCTGCCCTCGGCGTACCTGCCGGTGCCGCAGGAGCGGGTGTTCACCACGGCGGACGGCGAGACCGTGCCGGTGGTGCTGTACCCGCCGCGGAACCCGGACTTCGCCGCGCCCGATGGTGAGCGGCCGCCGCTGCTGGTCGACGTCCACGGCGGCCCGACCGGGCAGCACTTCGCCGAGCTGAACCTGGAGATCGCGTACTTCACCAGCCGCGGCATCGGCGTGGCGGCGGTGAACTACGGCGGGTCGACCGGGTTCGGCCGCGCCTACCGGGAGCGGCTGCGGGAGCAGTGGGGCGTGGTGGACGTCGCCGACTGCGTCGCGGTGGCCGAGGCGCTGGTGGCGGCCGGGCTGGCCGACGGCGACCGGCTGGCGATCAAGGGCGGCAGCGCGGGCGGGTTCACCGCGGCCGCGTCGCTGACGACGACGAAGACCTACCGGGCGGGCACGGTGATGTACCCGGTGCTGGACCTGGCCGGGTGGGTCGCGGACACGCACGACTTCGAGTCGCGCTACCTCGACGGGCTGGTCGGGCCGCTGCCCTCGGCGAAGCAACGGTACGTGGAGCGCTCGCCGCTGACGAACGTCGGGGAGCTGGCCGTGCCGGTGCTCTTCCAGCAAGGGCTGGAGGACCGGATCTGCCCGCCGGAGCAGGCCGACCGGCTGGTGGCCCGGCTGGCCGGGCGCGGGATCCCGTACGCCTACCAGCGGTTCGACGGCGAGCAGCACGGGTTCCGGCAGGCGGCGACGATCGTGGCGGCGCTGGAGGCGGAACTGTCGTTCTACGGCCAGGTGTTCGGGTTCGAGACGCCGGGTGTGGCGCGGCTGGAGCTGTCGCGGTGA
- a CDS encoding S66 peptidase family protein: MRPPRLRAGDTVALVAPAGPVPADLLEKALPVLRGWGVEVRVGPCVGASPGSPPYLSAPDEVRAAEFMEAWLDPGVRCVLAARGGYGVQRMLDLVDWAALRAAGPKVLAGSSDITALHRAVGVHLGLSTMFSPMPASVLFDDFAVEHLRRSLFEPEHTLVVRGGSAIVPGRASGVVTGGNLSLLAAGIGTPEHGSARDAIVLLEDVTESVYRLDRMLTQLLRSGWFAGVRGIVLGSWAACGDPAEVRALMVERLGPLGVPLVEEFGFGHVASSPTLPLGVPVTLDADLGTLTFDAPALT, from the coding sequence GTGAGGCCGCCGCGGTTGCGGGCCGGGGACACGGTGGCGCTGGTGGCGCCGGCCGGGCCGGTGCCGGCGGACCTGCTGGAGAAGGCGCTGCCCGTGCTGCGCGGCTGGGGCGTCGAGGTGCGGGTCGGGCCGTGCGTGGGTGCCTCGCCCGGCTCGCCGCCGTACCTGTCCGCGCCGGACGAGGTGCGGGCGGCGGAGTTCATGGAGGCGTGGCTGGACCCGGGCGTGCGGTGCGTGCTGGCGGCCCGCGGCGGGTACGGCGTGCAGCGGATGCTGGACCTGGTGGACTGGGCGGCGCTGCGGGCGGCGGGCCCGAAGGTGCTGGCCGGATCGTCGGACATCACGGCGTTGCACCGGGCCGTGGGTGTCCACCTTGGACTGTCCACGATGTTCTCCCCGATGCCGGCGAGCGTGCTGTTCGACGACTTCGCGGTCGAGCACCTGCGGCGGTCGCTGTTCGAGCCGGAGCACACCCTGGTGGTCCGCGGCGGGTCGGCGATCGTGCCGGGCCGGGCGTCGGGGGTGGTGACGGGCGGCAACCTGTCGCTGCTGGCGGCGGGCATCGGCACGCCGGAGCACGGGTCGGCACGGGACGCGATCGTGCTGCTGGAGGACGTGACGGAGAGCGTATACCGGCTGGACCGGATGCTGACGCAGCTGTTGCGCAGCGGCTGGTTCGCCGGGGTGCGCGGGATCGTGCTGGGCTCGTGGGCGGCGTGCGGCGACCCGGCGGAGGTGCGGGCCCTGATGGTGGAGCGGCTGGGGCCGCTGGGGGTGCCGCTGGTGGAGGAGTTCGGGTTCGGGCACGTGGCGTCGTCGCCGACGCTGCCGCTGGGAGTGCCGGTGACGCTGGACGCGGACCTGGGGACGCTGACGTTCGACGCGCCGGCCCTGACGTGA
- a CDS encoding TIGR03668 family PPOX class F420-dependent oxidoreductase: MTPEEARDRFAAARVARLATVSAEGVPHLVPVTFAVRGDQVVFAVDHKPKSTTALRRLANIESNPAVCFLADGYDEDWSRLWWVRADGVARVLPAGSEPVEWLVAKYEQYAARPPEHAVVVTDVHRWSGWAGS, from the coding sequence GTGACCCCCGAAGAGGCACGGGACCGGTTCGCCGCCGCGCGGGTCGCGCGGCTGGCGACGGTCTCGGCCGAGGGGGTGCCGCACCTGGTCCCGGTGACGTTCGCGGTCCGGGGCGATCAGGTGGTGTTCGCGGTGGACCACAAACCGAAGTCCACGACGGCCCTGCGCCGGCTGGCGAACATCGAGTCGAACCCGGCGGTGTGCTTCCTGGCGGACGGCTACGACGAGGACTGGTCACGGCTGTGGTGGGTCCGGGCCGACGGGGTCGCGCGGGTGCTGCCTGCGGGGTCCGAGCCGGTGGAATGGCTGGTGGCGAAGTACGAGCAGTACGCCGCGCGACCGCCGGAGCACGCCGTGGTGGTCACGGACGTGCACCGGTGGAGCGGCTGGGCGGGGAGCTAG
- the mptB gene encoding polyprenol phosphomannose-dependent alpha 1,6 mannosyltransferase MptB: MATTTDPAQTPSTGLAERLRVPSRFPYRTIAMGTVGSTLLMIAALGAGGILISDPVLGHGPLSWVRYGHGRMLANVVLYTGFGLVVWAWVRLGRYVLLGRVGSRPVLIAAGCWMAPLLVSPPLFTRDVFSYLGQGAQLLYGLDPYANGPAELDVLPNVVQNVHPLWQTTPAPYGPLFLLISKGVVATTGDNMILGVILMRLVLLVGLAGTLWALPRLVKHLGGKLPVALWLAVASPMMVIHLFGGPHNDLMMLAFLTIGVLAALERKHVLAVVLVTIGMLIKPTAAIALPFIVWMWANHLTGESKVRNFLRAGAASVGLFLPVFVAGTWISLGSLNLGWWSGLKAPQLIANWLNIPTGIGEVFYNLVHLIVDVQVSPFVTVARAAGMLLLIGFGVRQWWLARGGGTEAVYRAGISLLAVAILMPPTLPWYLTWGFVLLSAFKWQPRHLALVVAVSVFVTLVYYPTGEQALYDWWFIAGVVLASLYAAASLLRPDPLGIIDAWRRPEKFLRD, encoded by the coding sequence ATGGCGACCACCACCGACCCCGCACAGACGCCCTCGACCGGACTGGCCGAGCGGCTCCGCGTGCCTTCGCGATTCCCCTACCGCACGATCGCGATGGGCACCGTCGGCAGCACGCTGCTGATGATCGCCGCCCTCGGCGCCGGCGGGATCCTGATCTCCGACCCCGTGCTCGGCCACGGCCCGCTCTCCTGGGTCCGCTACGGCCACGGGCGGATGCTCGCCAACGTCGTCCTCTACACCGGCTTCGGCCTGGTCGTGTGGGCCTGGGTCCGGCTCGGCCGCTACGTGCTGCTCGGCCGCGTCGGCAGCCGGCCCGTCCTGATCGCCGCCGGCTGCTGGATGGCGCCGCTGCTGGTGTCGCCGCCGCTGTTCACCCGCGACGTCTTCTCCTACCTCGGCCAGGGCGCCCAGCTGCTCTACGGGCTCGACCCGTATGCCAACGGCCCGGCCGAGCTCGACGTGCTGCCGAACGTGGTGCAGAACGTCCACCCGCTCTGGCAGACCACCCCGGCCCCGTACGGACCGCTGTTCCTGCTGATCTCCAAGGGCGTGGTCGCCACCACCGGCGACAACATGATCCTCGGCGTCATCCTCATGCGCCTCGTGCTGCTGGTCGGCCTCGCGGGGACGCTGTGGGCACTGCCACGACTGGTCAAGCACCTCGGCGGCAAGCTCCCGGTCGCGCTGTGGCTCGCGGTGGCCAGCCCGATGATGGTGATCCACCTCTTCGGCGGCCCGCACAACGACCTGATGATGCTCGCGTTCCTCACCATCGGCGTCCTCGCCGCCCTGGAACGCAAGCACGTGCTCGCGGTCGTCCTGGTCACGATCGGCATGCTGATCAAGCCCACCGCGGCGATCGCGCTGCCGTTCATCGTCTGGATGTGGGCCAACCACCTCACCGGCGAGTCGAAGGTCCGCAACTTCCTGCGCGCCGGCGCGGCCTCGGTGGGCCTGTTCCTGCCGGTGTTCGTCGCGGGCACGTGGATCTCCCTCGGCTCGCTCAACCTCGGCTGGTGGTCCGGGCTCAAGGCCCCGCAGCTCATCGCGAACTGGCTGAACATCCCGACCGGCATCGGCGAGGTCTTCTACAACCTCGTTCACCTGATCGTGGACGTCCAGGTCTCCCCGTTCGTGACGGTCGCCCGCGCGGCAGGCATGCTCCTGCTGATCGGCTTCGGCGTCCGCCAGTGGTGGCTCGCCCGCGGCGGCGGCACGGAAGCGGTCTACCGGGCCGGGATCTCGCTGCTGGCGGTGGCGATCCTCATGCCGCCGACGCTGCCGTGGTACCTGACCTGGGGTTTCGTGCTCCTGTCGGCGTTCAAGTGGCAGCCGCGGCACCTCGCCCTGGTGGTGGCGGTGTCGGTGTTCGTGACGCTGGTGTACTACCCGACGGGCGAGCAGGCGCTGTACGACTGGTGGTTCATCGCCGGGGTCGTGCTGGCCAGCCTGTACGCGGCGGCGTCCCTGCTGCGCCCGGACCCGCTGGGCATCATCGACGCCTGGCGGCGCCCGGAGAAGTTCCTCCGCGACTAG
- the nikE gene encoding nickel ABC transporter ATP-binding protein NikE has product MTTPLLQLTDLNVTYAVGDKEVPAVRGVGLTLDPGGTLGVAGESGSGKSTVAMSVLRLLPRTAKIAGEILLDGEDVTTMKWGRLRAVRWAEASVVFQGAMHALNPVRRIGEQIAEPLRLHPPSGKPLTDTQVNARVAELLTQVDLPPSRAGAYPYELSGGQKQRVMIAMALACSPRLIIADEPTTALDVIVQAQVLALLSRLVAEQGIGLIMISHDLSVLADTCERIAVMYDGQIVEEGPSAEVMGSPRHEHTRALAAAFPTVGDPVSRFAPATSTPLPPEPADRVAGEPLLAAENLRVSFRDRTGKRIHAVAGVDLTVARDEIVALVGQSGSGKTTLARTLLGLQKPDSGVVRYAGNPVPTGGAGLKAYRRQVQLVLQDPTSALNPAHTVYEAVAEGPRIHQLADERAVVHRALEAAELRPAEKYADRLPHQLSGGQRQRVVIAGALALEPSVVVADEPVASLDASVRGEILALLLRLRRELGLAALVITHDLGLAWNIADRVAVMYRGELVETGTVEQVLLDPQHEYTKSLLAALPGGTAQRRTVET; this is encoded by the coding sequence GTGACCACCCCGCTGCTGCAGCTCACCGACCTGAACGTCACCTACGCGGTGGGGGACAAGGAGGTCCCCGCCGTCCGCGGCGTCGGCCTCACCCTCGACCCCGGCGGCACCCTCGGCGTCGCCGGCGAATCCGGCTCCGGCAAGTCCACCGTCGCGATGAGCGTGCTGCGGCTGCTGCCGCGCACCGCCAAGATCGCCGGCGAGATCCTCCTCGACGGCGAAGACGTCACCACCATGAAGTGGGGACGGCTGCGCGCGGTCCGCTGGGCCGAGGCGTCGGTGGTGTTCCAGGGCGCCATGCACGCCCTCAACCCGGTCCGCAGGATCGGCGAGCAGATCGCCGAACCCCTGCGGCTGCACCCGCCCTCGGGCAAGCCGCTCACCGACACGCAGGTCAACGCGCGCGTCGCCGAACTGCTCACCCAGGTCGACCTGCCCCCGAGCCGGGCCGGCGCCTACCCGTACGAGCTGTCCGGCGGGCAGAAGCAGCGCGTCATGATCGCCATGGCACTGGCCTGCTCGCCCCGGCTGATCATCGCCGACGAACCGACCACCGCCCTCGACGTCATCGTCCAGGCCCAGGTCCTCGCGCTGCTCTCGCGGCTGGTCGCCGAACAGGGGATCGGGCTGATCATGATCAGCCACGACCTGTCCGTGCTCGCCGACACCTGCGAACGCATCGCCGTCATGTACGACGGGCAGATCGTCGAAGAAGGCCCCAGCGCCGAGGTGATGGGCTCGCCTCGCCACGAGCACACCCGGGCGCTGGCCGCGGCGTTCCCGACCGTCGGCGACCCGGTGTCCCGCTTCGCGCCCGCCACCAGCACCCCGCTGCCCCCGGAGCCCGCGGACCGGGTGGCGGGGGAGCCGCTGCTGGCCGCGGAGAACCTGCGCGTGTCCTTCCGCGACCGCACCGGCAAGCGGATCCACGCCGTCGCCGGCGTCGACCTCACCGTGGCCCGCGACGAGATCGTCGCCCTGGTCGGCCAGTCCGGCTCCGGCAAGACCACGTTGGCCCGCACCCTGCTCGGCCTGCAGAAACCCGACTCCGGCGTGGTCCGCTACGCCGGGAACCCGGTGCCGACCGGGGGCGCCGGGCTCAAGGCCTACCGCCGTCAGGTGCAGCTCGTCCTGCAGGACCCGACGAGTGCGTTGAACCCGGCCCACACGGTGTACGAGGCCGTCGCCGAAGGGCCGCGGATCCACCAGCTCGCCGACGAGCGCGCCGTCGTCCACCGGGCACTGGAAGCCGCCGAGCTGCGGCCGGCGGAGAAGTACGCCGACCGGCTCCCGCACCAGCTCTCCGGCGGCCAGCGCCAGCGCGTCGTCATCGCCGGGGCACTCGCGCTGGAGCCGTCGGTGGTGGTGGCCGACGAGCCAGTGGCGTCGCTGGACGCGTCCGTCCGCGGCGAAATCCTGGCCCTGCTGCTGCGGCTGCGGCGCGAACTCGGCCTAGCGGCGCTGGTGATCACCCACGACCTGGGCCTGGCCTGGAACATCGCCGACCGCGTCGCCGTGATGTACCGCGGCGAGCTCGTCGAAACCGGGACCGTGGAGCAGGTGCTGCTCGACCCGCAGCACGAGTACACGAAGTCTCTGCTGGCCGCCCTGCCCGGCGGCACCGCCCAGCGCCGGACCGTGGAAACCTGA
- a CDS encoding ABC transporter permease: MTTAETPRQIAWSRRRASLARTWREFAAQRAALTGLVLLAATVLVALLLPLISDETGLDVTKATGAPLSPPSADFWLGTDNFGRSVLLMTVWGTRISLLVGFSAALLSVVIGTLIGITAAHFGGWVSATLLRFTDFFLVLPSLILAIALSAVLPKGVGTIILAIGFTAWPSTARLVRAQTLTIESRPYIERAHALGGGHLHIIGRHVLPGVMPLVLANTTLVVGNAVIADATLSFLGVGDPNSITWGLVLENALNNGAISRGAWWNVLPPGIAIVLVVLFFTLVGRGLETVFNPRLKK; this comes from the coding sequence ATGACCACCGCCGAGACCCCGCGGCAGATCGCCTGGAGCCGCCGCCGCGCGTCACTGGCCAGGACCTGGCGCGAGTTCGCCGCCCAGCGGGCCGCGCTCACCGGGCTCGTCCTGCTCGCCGCCACCGTGCTCGTCGCCCTGCTCCTGCCGCTGATCAGCGACGAGACCGGCCTCGACGTCACCAAGGCCACCGGGGCACCGCTGTCCCCGCCGAGCGCCGACTTCTGGCTCGGCACCGACAACTTCGGCCGCTCGGTGCTGCTGATGACCGTCTGGGGCACCCGGATCTCCCTGCTCGTCGGGTTCTCCGCCGCCCTGCTGTCGGTCGTCATCGGCACCCTGATCGGCATCACCGCCGCCCACTTCGGCGGCTGGGTGTCGGCGACCCTGCTGCGGTTCACCGACTTCTTCCTGGTCCTGCCCTCGCTGATCCTCGCCATCGCGCTCTCGGCGGTGCTGCCCAAGGGCGTCGGGACGATCATCCTCGCCATCGGCTTCACCGCCTGGCCCAGCACCGCCCGGCTCGTCCGGGCCCAGACCCTCACCATCGAGAGCCGTCCCTACATCGAGCGCGCCCACGCCCTCGGCGGTGGCCACCTGCACATCATCGGCAGGCACGTCCTGCCCGGCGTGATGCCGCTGGTGCTGGCCAACACCACCCTCGTCGTCGGCAACGCCGTCATCGCCGACGCGACCCTGTCGTTCCTCGGCGTCGGCGACCCCAACTCCATCACCTGGGGCCTGGTGCTGGAGAACGCGCTCAACAACGGCGCCATCAGCCGCGGCGCCTGGTGGAACGTGCTCCCGCCGGGCATCGCCATCGTCCTCGTCGTCCTCTTCTTCACCCTGGTCGGCCGGGGCCTGGAGACCGTGTTCAACCCGAGGTTGAAGAAGTGA